ACAAATGGAACCTGAACCCATACCAATTCTCAAACCGTCTGCACCAGCAGCAATCAAACTGGCGGCTTGTTCTCTGGTAACGACATTACCAGCGATGACTTCCAAATCTGGGAAGGTCTTCTTGATCCATTCAAGCATGTTCAGTTGGAAAATGGAGTTACCTTGAGAAGAATCCACGACAACAACATCCAACCCAGCATCGACTAACAAGGTCAATCTTTCTCTGTCAGCGTCCAGAGTACCGATAGCAGCACCACACAACAATTGCTTGGTGGTTGCGGACTTAGAAGCCAATGGGTAAGATTggttcttcatcaaatcGGTTCTGGACAACATAGAGACAAGAGTAGAGTTGGCATCGACGATTGGCAATTTACCCTTCTTGGTggatttcaagatatcgTTGGCTTCCTCCAAAGTGATACCCTTCTTACCGGTAACGACATCCTTGGTCATGATTTCAGAAACCAATAGGGAGTTATCTTCGACAAATTGGATGTCACGAGAAGTAACAATACCCAACAATTTTCCTGGCATCTTACCATTTTCTAAAGTTCATGAGATAATAAGTTAGtaatttgtttcttggCGGGAGGATTATTTGCAGGGAACAATCCAGTCATCAAGATGAGATAGATTTATGAATGGTGTACAGGTTGATATCTCCATTGGCTCTCTTGTTCTCGCTTTctctgttttcttttttataaCAAAAGTCAGATATATTGTCTTCTACCCGATCgtttgatcaaatcagtAGAACGAAAGTTATTATAATAGTAAAGTTAATCATCATATAGTGAGAAGAACGATAGGGAAAACcaagagaaataaaaaCTCACGTGCCAAGGTACTATCTTTCCCTTTCTAGACTGAATTACATCCCTTGCAAGCTATAGTGGAAAACACATACCAGTAACTGGGAAACCAGCAAAACCGAATTGTTGCTTCATTTTTTTGGCTTCAGCGACGGTGGTCTCTGGAGAAATGACGATAGGTTGATTAATGAACCCGTTTTCGTATTTCTTAACCTTTCTGACCATCTCAGCTTGTTCTTCGGCAGAACAATTGTGGTGAATGATACCAATACCACCCAACAAAGCAATATGGATAGCCATTTCAGCTTCAGTAACGGTATCCATAGGAGAAGACACAAATGGAGcgttcaaagaaatcttcttaGTCAATTTGGTCTGCAAAGTGACTTGAGAAGATGGGAAGTTGACCTTCCCTGgtaaaatcaaaaagtcGTTGTAAGTCAAACCACCACGGGTCTTAGAGTCCATCAACTGAGAAACGGACAACCCATCTTTCTCCTCGTAAGTCTTCAAGACTTCGAAAGCTTTAGTAGATTCTAGAACAGCAGACATATTATTAATAGATGATATGGTCGGTCTCACTTAGTTGTGTCTTATCGGTTTTTTAGTCTTGTATAAAAGAAGTGTATTATACCGAAAATAATAACTAATACAAGACTACAAATAGCTTAAAATTCTAAAAACTATAACCAAGGACATCAAGAAAACCGCCCCAGAGAAGTCTAAAAAGATCCCCACTAGATTAACAACAaaaatcttcatcaaatcaTCCTATATTGGAAACTGTCTTATCCAGAAACTTCAATTCTGGGAAATCAGTTGGCGAAAACCTCTGATATTTATATAAaataatttttcactatttctttttttttatcaacaTAGTAGTACTGCATAATATTAAATAATAGATGAAGCTGCATTACCGTATTATGGGCATCCTATGGGGCACAAAATATAGAGTACGGTATAATAT
The genomic region above belongs to Kluyveromyces lactis strain NRRL Y-1140 chromosome B complete sequence and contains:
- the IMD3 gene encoding IMP dehydrogenase IMD3 (highly similar to uniprot|P50094 Saccharomyces cerevisiae IMD4 or to YLR432W uniprot|P50095 Saccharomyces cerevisiae IMD3 or to YHR216W uniprot|P38697 Saccharomyces cerevisiae IMD2, Inosine monophosphate dehydrogenase, catalyzes the first step of GMP biosynthesis, expression is induced by mycophenolic acid resulting in resistance to the drug, expression is repressed by nutrient limitation) codes for the protein MSAVLESTKAFEVLKTYEEKDGLSVSQLMDSKTRGGLTYNDFLILPGKVNFPSSQVTLQTKLTKKISLNAPFVSSPMDTVTEAEMAIHIALLGGIGIIHHNCSAEEQAEMVRKVKKYENGFINQPIVISPETTVAEAKKMKQQFGFAGFPVTENGKMPGKLLGIVTSRDIQFVEDNSLLVSEIMTKDVVTGKKGITLEEANDILKSTKKGKLPIVDANSTLVSMLSRTDLMKNQSYPLASKSATTKQLLCGAAIGTLDADRERLTLLVDAGLDVVVVDSSQGNSIFQLNMLEWIKKTFPDLEVIAGNVVTREQAASLIAAGADGLRIGMGSGSICITQEVMACGRPQGTAVYNVTEFANKFGVPCIADGGVQNIGHITKAIALGASTVMMGGMLAGTTESPGEYFYRDGKRLKTYRGMGSVDAMEKTDVKGNAAASRYFSESDKVFVAQGVSGAVVDKGSVKKYIPYLYNGLQHSCQDIGVISLTELREKVDNSEVRFEFRTASAQLEGGINNLHSYEKRLHN